The following coding sequences are from one Culex quinquefasciatus strain JHB chromosome 1, VPISU_Cqui_1.0_pri_paternal, whole genome shotgun sequence window:
- the LOC6048477 gene encoding uncharacterized protein LOC6048477: MGKWLPLVGLGLAVLAVGLAKDGRFLQENEIGGADQEDDGEGDREELLARELIGNQVELLVNRSGVDVAELIRTNNGGLQNMPSERLRLRDIIGRSQLQYIDYKVEYGLRYDPKLAARQSQPPRSQPPVASASYGANSIDESDIKADSSIPLVVVSTGGNRTWFAVKDNVTTFASSPVQNVMRPPTRVEQTLDLLGDRLKKLLLNSFVPNSTESRVIEKLKSPLTLFSLFNVVNFENAPCVARQGNLGSPLQGICYHEVQCSQLGGVPMDVCAGGFGVCCVFQLGCNDQTAQNISYFQSPGYPTAVRTKLTCSLTVALRWNTRQVLLELIFFEMGPPREGNCLEDQLIVTVQNTHRTYPILCGINSGQHLYLQVDREYSHFLYLTAVSNSDEPKAFNIRIIQLSELQAPEGCLQYFTGVNGYIKSFNYDDHSVLVTRREPGYLNNLNYAICIRRTPNFCSTTFSNVNEYGEENAFQLVNFDEDGASLTRPNTAGVEIYNCPDDFVALNYLRLCGERLNDGATSEDYGQNAPVVDDSGGPIVVPFRSNEELVGRGFKLMYKQEICQS; this comes from the exons ATGGGGAAGTGGCTTCCGTTGGTTGGGCTGGGCTTGGCCGTCCTGGCGGTGGGTTTGGCCAAAGATGGACGGTTCTTGCAGGAGAATGAAATCGGTGGAGCGGATCAGGAAGATGACGGCGAAGGTGATCGAGAGGAGTTGTTGGCGCGGGAGTTGATCGGCAATCAGGTGGAACTGTTGGTGAACCGTTCCGGGGTGGATGTGGCAG AACTAATCAGAACCAACAATGGCGGTCTCCAAAACATGCCGTCGGAACGTCTCCGCCTGCGAGACATTATCGGTCGCAGTCAGCTGCAGTACATCGACTACAAGGTGGAGTACGGCTTGCGGTACGACCCAAAACTGGCCGCTAGACAGTCACAGCCACCGCGGTCACAACCTCCCGTTGCATCAGCAAGTTACGGCGCCAACAGCATCGACGAAAGCGACATCAAAGCGGATTCGTCCATTCCGTTGGTGGTCGTTTCTACCGGTGGCAACAGAACCTGGTTCGCCGTCAAGGACAACGTAACGACCTTCGCGAGTTCACCCGTCCAGAACGTGATGCGACCTCCGACGAGGGTCGAGCAGACGCTGGACTTGCTGGGTGATCGACTGAAGAAGCTGCTGTTGAACAGTTTTGTGCCGAACTCGACCGAGTCCAGGGTGATCGAGAAGCTCAAGTCTCCGCTGACACTGTTTAGCCTGTTCAACGTAGTCAACTTTGAGAATGCTCCGTGCGTAGCACGGCAGGGTAATTTGGGCAGTCCGTTGCAAGGGATCTGCTATCACGAGGTGCAGTGCAGCCAGCTGGGTGGAGTTCCGATGGATGTGTGTGCCGGAGGGTTCGGAGTTTGCTGTGTCT TCCAATTAGGATGCAACGACCAGACGGCCCAGAACATCAGCTACTTCCAGAGTCCGGGCTATCCGACGGCGGTCCGGACCAAACTGACGTGCAGCCTGACGGTGGCGCTGCGCTGGAACACGCGCCAGGTGCTGCTGGAGCTCATCTTCTTCGAGATGGGACCCCCGCGGGAGGGCAACTGTCTGGAGGATCAGCTGATCGTGACGGTGCAGAACACTCACCGAACGTATCCGATCCTGTGCGGGATCAACAGTGGGCAGCACT TGTACCTACAGGTGGATCGAGAGTATTCTCACTTTTTGTACTTGACAGCGGTTTCAAACTCGGATGAGCCGAAGGCGTTCAATATTAGAATTATTCAA ctTTCAGAGCTTCAAGCACCCGAAGGGTGTTTACAGTACTTCACTGGGGTAAATGGTTACATCAAATCCTTCAACTACGATGACCATTCGGTGCTTGTTACGCGCAGGGAGCCAGGATACTTG AACAACCTCAACTACGCCATCTGCATCCGACGAACGCCCAACTTTTGCTCGACGACCTTTTCGAACGTGAACGAGTACGGCGAGGAGAACGCGTTTCAGTTGGTCAACTTTGACGAAGATGGCGCCAGCTTGACGCGCCCAAATACAGCTGGCGTTGAGATATACAACTGTCCGGACGACTTTGTGGCGCTCAACTATCTGCGGCTGTGCGGCGAACGGCTCAACGACGGTGCCACCAGCGAGGACTACGGTCAGAACGCGCCGGTCGTGGACGACAGCGGCGGGCCGATCGTGGTGCCGTTCCGGTCCAACGAGGAGCTCGTGGGACGGGGGTTCAAGCTGATGTACAAGCAGGAGATTTGTCAGAGTTAA
- the LOC6048476 gene encoding glycosaminoglycan xylosylkinase homolog, which translates to MTKRHRLYLLLTLVALLVLLIFSTNFYFIRWLAVDQEHPVPAQVHSRSLVPAVNESDALMKVVGRTASIQLLVETRVVKLKTVFKNRNPRYDPVKRGLVRSFGAKGYNISTVWKIASGWPSGNEIFPQKDEKIGKVIRALQEAQILRARNTPRGTQLKLVFDLAGKQSVLFKPSWYGRDARLEGPVYSGKDRHNSEVVAFHLGAILNLRWTPIVVGRKVSLTEIYAIADDELRATMIKNDTRQCVYGKCHYCRQSETVCDSSEGGTLEGALLLIIPGKFAKYRSPWQRTYQNGVSAEWERNDGYCAKVKEQLPLERLLDLIDAAVFDFLIQNGDRHHYETREDRVLLMDNGKGFGNAFKDHFDILAPLYQCCMIRRTTWERLLMFSGGALTETLRELNQIDLLNPLLTKEHYIGLERRLLLIYATVELCREKYGSKILK; encoded by the exons ATGACAAAACGCCACCGCCTGTACCTGCTGTTGACATTGGTCGCCCTGCTAGTCCTGCTGATATTCAGCACCAACTTTTACTTCATCCGGTGGCTCGCCGTGGACCAGGAACATCCCGTTCCGGCGCAGGTTCACTCGAGAAGTTTGGTTCCAGCGGTGAATGAGAGTGATGCATTGATGAAGGTGGTGGGACGGACCGCGTCGATTCAGCTGCTGGTCGAAACGCGGGTTGTTAAGTTGAAGACGGTGTTCAAGAACCGGAATCCAAGGTACGATCCGGTGAAGCGCGGGTTGGTGAGGTCGTTTGGAGCCAAAGGGTACAACATATCGACGGTGTGGAAGATTGCCAGCGGG TGGCCCAGTGGGAATGAGATCTTCCCTCAGAAGGATGAGAAGATTGGGAAGGTGATACGGGCTCTCCAGGAGGCCCAGATTCTGCGGGCCAGGAATACTCCTCGGGGAACGCAGCTGAAACTAGTCTTTGATTTGGCCGGGAAGCAGTCCGTTCTGTTCAAGCCGAGCTGGTACGGTAGAGATGCTAGGCTTGAGGGCCCGGTCTACTCCGGCAAAGATCGACACAACTCCGAGGTCGTGGCGTTTCATCTGGGAGCGATTCTGAACCTGCGGTGGACTCCGATTGTCGTGGGTAGGAAAGTCTCTCTCACGGAGATCTACGCAATAGCTGACGACGAGCTGCGAGCGACGATGATCA AAAACGATACGCGACAATGTGTCTACGGAAAGTGTCATTACTGCCGGCAGAGCGAAACCGTTTGTGACAGCTCGGAAGGGGGAACCTTGGAGGGGGCTTTGCTGCTGATCATTCCGGGAAAGTTCGCCAAGTATCGATCACCCTGGCAGCGAACCTACCAAAACGGGGTAAGTGCTGAATGGGAGCGGAACGATGGGTACTGCGCGAAGGTCAAGGAACAACTTCCGCTGGAGCGATTGCTGGACCTGATCGACGCAGCGGTGTTCGATTTCCTGATCCAAAATGGCGACCGGCATCACTACGAGACCAGGGAGGATCGGGTCTTGCTGATGGACAACGGGAAGGGCTTCGGGAACGCGTTCAAAGATCACTTTGACATCCTAGCCCCACTTTACCAGTGTTGcat GATCCGCCGGACCACGTGGGAGCGCCTTCTGATGTTCTCCGGCGGTGCCCTAACCGAAACTCTGCGCGAGTTGAATCAAATAGATCTGTTGAACCCCCTGTTAACCAAAGAGCACTACATCGGCCTGGAACGCCGACTTCTGTTGATCTACGCCACGGTAGAGCTGTGCCGCGAAAAGTATggcagcaaaattttaaaataa